From the genome of Segatella hominis, one region includes:
- a CDS encoding glycosyltransferase family 2 protein, with protein sequence MIKFSIITCTYNAESVLQRTLDSVMKQTCCNVEHLIIDGKSKDKTLAMVKAYKHKNDVGESAHEIRVFSEPDKGLYDAMNKGIDRATGDYLVFLNAGDVFPSADTLEYVEGCVGEGEVLPGVLYGDTDIVNMDGRFLRHRRLSPPKKLTWRSFIWGMLVCHQSFYARTDIAKSEHYDLDYRFSADVDWCIRMMKASKAHKLPLRNVGAVITNYLDGGMSVQNHKDSLKERFQVMKHHYGLLPTLLAHAWFLIRGVFKK encoded by the coding sequence ATGATCAAATTTTCGATAATTACCTGTACTTACAATGCAGAGTCTGTCTTGCAGCGCACGTTGGATTCGGTGATGAAGCAGACCTGCTGCAATGTAGAACACCTGATCATAGATGGTAAGTCGAAGGATAAAACCTTGGCAATGGTCAAGGCTTACAAACATAAGAATGATGTGGGTGAAAGTGCCCATGAAATCCGGGTTTTCTCAGAACCGGACAAGGGACTTTACGATGCCATGAACAAGGGCATTGACCGTGCTACTGGCGACTATCTCGTGTTTCTGAATGCAGGAGATGTTTTCCCTTCCGCCGATACGTTGGAATACGTGGAAGGTTGTGTAGGCGAGGGGGAAGTCCTGCCGGGCGTCCTTTATGGAGATACGGACATCGTGAATATGGATGGTCGCTTTCTGCGCCATCGCCGTCTTTCTCCACCCAAGAAGTTGACTTGGCGTTCTTTCATTTGGGGAATGTTAGTCTGCCATCAGTCTTTTTATGCCCGCACGGATATTGCCAAGAGTGAGCACTATGATTTGGATTACCGCTTTTCTGCCGATGTTGATTGGTGCATCCGCATGATGAAAGCATCCAAAGCCCATAAGTTGCCTTTGCGCAATGTAGGGGCAGTCATCACCAATTATCTGGATGGTGGAATGTCGGTGCAGAACCATAAGGATTCCCTGAAAGAACGCTTTCAGGTGATGAAACACCATTATGGTCTGCTGCCCACCTTGTTGGCTCATGCCTGGTTTCTCATCAGAGGCGTATTCAAGAAATAG
- a CDS encoding energy-coupling factor transporter transmembrane protein EcfT has protein sequence MKYIKIYLITLMALLLAACESEKAPSFIKGNPYAKEFARLNGPVKSAVYSYYKNGKLDSSIQNDYSTEGVLLKSKTLVRGDSIVIHYTYDPYNNIQDMNGTGITDYRAEYKKGTLVKEWLYSDKKKKNGITNRYKIKGETLIKKVNDIRTGAGTTYTYSYNSRGLVKAVETMVNDGSYCLYSYDEKNHPVLIEYFTPKGKPDYQVHISTKYDSYDNCIQYVSRRDGKITEEARIRYKYYSEEELQQSKLQAESAITNSSIIRHAYSSEPTPPSTGLMAAIILCTAFFLTLYISYAQKHWGLFRNFGGKVEYNGMRKMWMYNSEPYVKMATIFTSIIGAFLSSILVLLLFGGITWFVFWILNLMLWGLIIIGWIVLVIGVILLLFRRFYGIAGILVGGILVLFSDTLKDWGEQFIQTGSDFMDNVNALDWTLSIFHTYGRLILLVIAAPIACFLLLALALILFSYVLRLIEFAAIKAYNVHRPCPVCGNKKDFSYIVEGKVYPIELKPGVYGIFHQTNHHTHVRVPTMLVNGKAKLTRKCQHCQQFTNLSHDKSCGTDLHIGIVGERSSGKSYLLYRGLELLSQRFGKAFQQVDVDGNQKWEMMAQRIHQGEGIQTAVKNRYKAIQIRLKLKFRPMPYQLFFYDVAGEKFNVNMAKTTSALEFYTNVGTILFVIDPSMIDIQKCSPSPAFEDWHKKHSNPSENYDMEATLSTLKDIILQVGRKTQDIDLIVTCTKKDLGYLEACHYPYECDEQKLRRFIKEELGLYNLDNAINNGFKSVGYAAVSTQNADKTSLEHLFLKVLKQRGGIQL, from the coding sequence TTGAAATATATCAAAATATATCTGATCACCCTCATGGCACTCCTCCTTGCCGCATGCGAGTCGGAGAAAGCACCCTCCTTCATCAAGGGAAATCCTTATGCCAAAGAATTTGCAAGACTCAACGGTCCTGTAAAATCTGCTGTATATTCCTATTATAAAAACGGAAAGTTAGACTCCTCCATCCAGAACGACTATTCCACGGAAGGAGTTCTCCTGAAGAGCAAGACCCTTGTGAGGGGAGATTCCATCGTCATTCATTATACCTATGATCCTTACAACAACATCCAGGATATGAATGGCACCGGGATTACCGACTATCGGGCAGAATACAAGAAGGGTACCTTGGTCAAGGAATGGCTATATAGTGACAAAAAGAAGAAAAACGGCATTACCAACCGATACAAGATCAAGGGAGAAACCCTGATCAAGAAGGTGAATGACATCCGGACGGGTGCCGGCACCACCTACACCTATTCTTATAATAGCCGGGGACTGGTCAAGGCAGTGGAAACCATGGTAAATGACGGTTCTTACTGCCTGTATAGTTATGATGAAAAGAATCATCCTGTCCTCATCGAATATTTCACACCCAAGGGAAAACCAGACTATCAGGTTCATATCTCCACAAAGTATGACTCCTACGACAACTGCATCCAGTATGTCTCCCGCCGAGATGGGAAAATCACGGAGGAAGCAAGGATACGCTACAAATACTATAGCGAGGAAGAACTCCAGCAGTCCAAGCTGCAGGCAGAATCTGCCATTACCAATAGCAGCATCATCCGCCATGCCTATTCCTCAGAGCCTACGCCGCCCAGCACAGGTCTGATGGCAGCCATCATCCTCTGCACCGCCTTCTTCCTGACGCTCTATATATCCTATGCCCAGAAGCACTGGGGACTGTTCCGGAATTTCGGAGGAAAAGTAGAATACAATGGCATGAGAAAGATGTGGATGTATAATAGCGAGCCTTACGTGAAGATGGCTACCATCTTCACCTCCATCATCGGCGCCTTCCTGTCCTCTATCCTCGTTCTCCTGCTCTTTGGCGGCATTACCTGGTTTGTCTTTTGGATACTCAACCTCATGCTTTGGGGCTTGATCATCATCGGCTGGATAGTCTTGGTGATAGGTGTCATCCTCCTGCTGTTCCGCAGATTCTATGGAATAGCCGGCATCCTCGTCGGCGGCATTCTCGTCCTGTTCAGCGACACGTTGAAAGACTGGGGCGAACAGTTCATCCAGACTGGCAGCGACTTCATGGATAATGTGAATGCACTGGACTGGACTCTATCCATCTTCCATACATACGGACGCCTTATCCTGCTCGTCATTGCTGCCCCGATAGCCTGCTTTCTGCTTCTCGCACTCGCACTCATCCTGTTCAGTTATGTCCTGCGCCTCATCGAGTTTGCAGCCATCAAGGCCTATAATGTCCACCGCCCATGTCCGGTCTGCGGCAATAAGAAAGACTTCTCGTATATCGTAGAAGGAAAGGTTTATCCGATAGAATTGAAACCGGGCGTCTATGGCATATTCCATCAGACAAACCACCATACTCATGTGAGAGTACCCACCATGCTGGTAAACGGAAAGGCAAAACTGACAAGAAAATGCCAGCATTGTCAGCAGTTCACCAATCTCTCTCACGACAAGTCCTGCGGCACCGATCTCCACATCGGCATTGTGGGCGAACGCTCATCAGGCAAGTCCTACCTGCTCTATCGCGGTTTGGAACTGTTGAGCCAGAGATTCGGCAAAGCCTTCCAGCAGGTTGATGTGGATGGCAACCAGAAATGGGAGATGATGGCGCAACGCATCCATCAGGGTGAAGGCATCCAGACGGCAGTGAAAAACCGTTACAAAGCGATACAGATTCGTCTGAAACTCAAGTTCCGTCCTATGCCTTACCAGTTGTTCTTCTATGATGTGGCTGGTGAGAAATTTAATGTGAACATGGCCAAGACAACCTCTGCATTGGAATTCTACACCAATGTGGGCACCATCCTGTTTGTCATCGACCCAAGCATGATAGACATTCAGAAGTGCTCCCCTTCTCCTGCATTCGAAGATTGGCATAAGAAGCACAGCAACCCATCAGAGAACTACGATATGGAGGCGACGCTCTCCACGCTGAAGGACATTATCCTGCAAGTAGGTCGTAAGACCCAGGACATAGATCTCATCGTGACATGCACCAAGAAGGATTTAGGTTATCTTGAAGCTTGCCACTATCCTTATGAATGTGACGAACAGAAGCTCAGGAGATTCATCAAGGAAGAATTAGGACTCTATAATCTCGACAATGCCATCAACAATGGGTTTAAATCCGTAGGATACGCAGCCGTCAGCACCCAGAATGCAGACAAGACTTCATTGGAGCATCTCTTCCTGAAAGTGCTGAAGCAGAGGGGAGGCATACAATTATAG
- a CDS encoding glycosyltransferase family 4 protein, with translation MRVLIVNTSEKTGGAAVAANRLMEALNNNGVKAKMLVRDKATENITIASLPHSPLLQWHFLWERWRAFWHLHFSSVHLWEIDLACAGSDITKLREFKEADVIHLSWINQGMLSLKSIRKIIKSGKPIVWTMHDIWPATGICHYARGCNRYASACGNCPLLPHKGSKHDISNKVFRRKKELYQHSNIYFVTCSKWLERQAKKSALFTGLHLTNIPNPIDTRVFYPHDKAEARLRAGLPDDKKIILFVSQKVTDERKGMSFFVEAIDKLVAQHPEMKENTVVAILGGHSEDVAEKLSLPAFPLGYVSDEKAIVQIYSSADAFVLPSLEDNLPNTIMEAMACGVPSVGFKVGGIPEMIDHQKNGYVANYRDADDLAQGMFWVLEEADAEVLKSNCLQKVAHNYSQHAVAMNYIEVYNQAMAYKNYSL, from the coding sequence ATGAGAGTACTCATAGTAAATACAAGCGAGAAAACGGGAGGTGCTGCAGTTGCAGCCAACCGTTTGATGGAAGCCCTTAACAATAATGGTGTTAAGGCTAAGATGTTGGTGCGTGATAAGGCAACAGAGAATATCACGATAGCCAGTTTGCCGCATTCTCCTTTGCTGCAATGGCATTTTCTGTGGGAACGCTGGCGTGCTTTCTGGCATCTTCACTTCTCTTCCGTCCATCTTTGGGAAATAGATTTGGCTTGTGCCGGCTCTGATATTACCAAGTTGCGTGAGTTTAAGGAGGCTGATGTCATTCATCTGTCCTGGATCAATCAGGGAATGCTTTCACTGAAAAGTATTCGCAAAATTATTAAAAGCGGCAAACCTATTGTCTGGACTATGCACGATATCTGGCCTGCTACGGGCATCTGTCATTATGCAAGAGGCTGCAATCGCTATGCTTCTGCGTGTGGCAACTGTCCACTCCTGCCTCATAAGGGCAGCAAGCATGACATTTCCAACAAGGTGTTCAGGCGCAAGAAGGAACTTTATCAGCATAGTAATATCTACTTCGTCACTTGCAGCAAGTGGCTGGAGCGGCAGGCTAAGAAGAGTGCCCTCTTTACAGGACTTCATCTCACCAATATTCCCAATCCGATAGATACGCGGGTCTTTTATCCTCATGACAAGGCTGAGGCTCGTCTGCGTGCCGGACTCCCGGATGATAAGAAGATCATCCTCTTCGTTTCACAGAAAGTAACTGACGAGCGTAAAGGCATGAGTTTCTTCGTAGAAGCCATAGACAAGTTGGTAGCCCAGCATCCTGAAATGAAGGAAAATACGGTAGTGGCTATCTTGGGCGGTCATTCGGAAGATGTGGCAGAGAAACTGTCCTTGCCAGCATTCCCTTTAGGCTATGTGAGTGACGAGAAGGCCATCGTTCAGATTTACAGTTCGGCTGATGCATTTGTGCTCCCTTCCTTGGAGGATAATCTTCCGAATACGATTATGGAGGCGATGGCTTGTGGAGTGCCAAGTGTTGGATTCAAGGTGGGCGGCATTCCTGAGATGATTGACCATCAGAAAAATGGTTATGTGGCCAACTATCGGGATGCAGACGACCTGGCACAGGGCATGTTCTGGGTGCTGGAAGAGGCTGATGCGGAGGTGCTCAAGAGTAACTGTCTGCAGAAAGTGGCCCACAACTATTCGCAGCATGCCGTGGCAATGAATTATATTGAGGTGTATAATCAGGCAATGGCTTACAAGAATTACAGTTTGTAG
- a CDS encoding hybrid sensor histidine kinase/response regulator — protein sequence MQKNNVPLKVAIGYTATAIVLIMAMVLVYSNTKSIYDINQASREYIQKQDVSDSTMTRLLKEEQNNLKQLSEALAGKSSKGYLRAKVDSLSKGKDSIVVEKKAPQTHEAKHTTVEVLKTRRGFFRRLADAFKKEHAETISVKRDTNLAVVDSVATPINVAENVANILEDIEKKEKKVSTHHSEAVNKEMEDLQLVNAQLALRSAKKLNEAHQRERTSMQHAINKAMEARQQLIWQIAFLAIIAIIAAIILLWYIYQDTKKERVYRENLENANEEIQRIMRQRERLLLTITHDIKAPAASISGFIDLMKEYVSDPKGTSCLSNIKNSASHLSQLVASLLDYHQLENGLMQLNPVNFSPEQLVKLSVEGLRLQAEKKGLAISCEFQNADKDNIWGKIFRADDFRIRQVLDNLVSNAIKYTDQGSVHIMASIRQARNEYNIIIDEHTYELTLQVKDTGKGMTSEEKQKVFQAFTRLKGAQGIEGTGLGLSITRELVALLGGKIQLESAVGKGSTFTVSFPILLQQQTDAEEEEETERGTENNGIGGTEEIGEIEGETRLSKGKDKQKTKRNFANHKILILDDDALQLQLLQEMLRRLIGDTWKVITCHHVTEALTALHNEQPAVMMMDIEMPEMNGMEMIKHINHSQMLVIAMTAHDTSIKSKLHEAGFDDCLFKPFSMEKLEEILGVERIDSQKEQIVEKEKSTFPDRFKPLLAFAEDDEDAAAEIISSVKQELEGHFRKMQDALSQETLPCEDIGKAAHKLLPIASMIQMESLELVQALAPEHINEVETEKIREYLATIVDELRNILGELSSGAIS from the coding sequence ATGCAAAAAAATAATGTCCCTTTAAAAGTTGCTATCGGCTATACAGCTACTGCCATTGTCCTCATCATGGCAATGGTGCTCGTATATAGCAATACCAAGTCTATCTACGACATCAACCAGGCTTCCCGCGAATATATCCAGAAGCAGGATGTGTCAGATAGTACGATGACTCGACTGCTCAAGGAAGAACAGAATAATCTCAAGCAACTCTCGGAGGCTTTGGCAGGTAAGTCAAGCAAAGGCTATCTGCGCGCCAAGGTGGACAGTCTCAGCAAGGGAAAAGACTCCATTGTGGTAGAGAAGAAAGCCCCGCAGACTCACGAGGCTAAACACACTACGGTAGAAGTGCTGAAAACCCGAAGAGGATTCTTCCGACGCCTTGCCGACGCTTTCAAAAAAGAACATGCTGAAACCATCAGCGTAAAGAGAGATACGAATCTGGCGGTGGTGGATTCTGTCGCCACGCCTATCAATGTGGCAGAGAATGTGGCCAACATTCTGGAAGATATTGAGAAAAAAGAGAAGAAAGTCTCTACTCATCATAGCGAAGCCGTGAACAAGGAGATGGAGGATCTGCAGCTTGTCAATGCGCAACTTGCCCTGCGTTCTGCCAAGAAGTTGAATGAGGCGCACCAGAGAGAGCGCACTTCCATGCAACATGCCATCAACAAGGCGATGGAAGCACGCCAGCAGTTGATATGGCAGATTGCCTTCCTTGCCATCATCGCCATCATTGCTGCCATCATCCTGCTCTGGTACATCTACCAGGACACCAAGAAGGAGCGTGTCTATAGGGAAAACCTGGAGAATGCCAACGAGGAAATCCAGCGCATCATGCGACAGAGGGAAAGACTCCTCCTTACCATCACCCACGACATCAAGGCACCTGCTGCCTCCATCTCCGGGTTTATCGATCTGATGAAGGAGTATGTGAGCGATCCTAAGGGAACTTCATGTCTTAGCAATATCAAAAACTCAGCCAGTCATCTTTCCCAACTGGTGGCTTCCCTTCTCGATTATCATCAGTTGGAAAACGGGCTCATGCAACTGAACCCTGTCAATTTCTCACCAGAACAGTTGGTGAAACTAAGTGTGGAAGGGCTCAGACTACAGGCAGAAAAGAAGGGGTTAGCAATCTCCTGCGAGTTCCAGAATGCAGATAAGGACAATATCTGGGGAAAAATATTCAGGGCTGATGACTTCCGTATCCGACAGGTGCTGGACAACCTGGTGAGCAATGCCATCAAATATACAGACCAGGGAAGCGTACATATCATGGCTTCTATCCGACAGGCGAGAAATGAATACAACATCATCATCGACGAGCATACTTATGAACTCACTCTACAGGTGAAAGATACGGGAAAGGGAATGACCTCAGAGGAAAAACAGAAGGTTTTCCAGGCATTCACCAGACTCAAAGGTGCACAGGGCATTGAGGGCACAGGACTGGGTCTGTCTATCACCCGCGAACTGGTAGCCTTACTCGGCGGAAAGATTCAGCTCGAATCTGCAGTGGGCAAAGGTTCTACCTTCACCGTTTCCTTCCCTATTCTATTGCAGCAACAGACTGACGCAGAAGAAGAAGAAGAAACTGAAAGAGGAACAGAAAATAATGGAATAGGTGGAACAGAAGAAATAGGAGAAATTGAAGGAGAAACAAGATTATCTAAAGGAAAAGACAAGCAGAAAACGAAGCGGAATTTCGCCAACCACAAGATTCTCATTCTGGACGACGATGCTCTGCAGCTACAACTGCTGCAAGAGATGTTGCGCCGTCTGATAGGTGATACGTGGAAGGTAATCACTTGCCATCATGTGACGGAAGCCCTTACGGCACTTCACAACGAGCAACCGGCGGTGATGATGATGGACATCGAAATGCCTGAAATGAATGGTATGGAGATGATTAAGCACATCAATCACAGTCAGATGCTGGTGATTGCCATGACTGCGCATGATACAAGTATCAAATCGAAATTGCATGAAGCAGGTTTTGACGATTGTCTCTTCAAGCCTTTCTCTATGGAGAAACTGGAAGAAATCTTGGGAGTAGAAAGAATTGATTCTCAAAAGGAGCAAATAGTAGAAAAAGAAAAATCGACTTTCCCTGACCGTTTCAAGCCACTGTTGGCTTTCGCTGAAGATGACGAAGACGCTGCTGCTGAAATCATCAGCAGCGTAAAGCAGGAACTGGAAGGACATTTTAGAAAAATGCAGGATGCACTTTCTCAAGAAACTCTACCTTGCGAAGACATCGGAAAGGCGGCTCATAAGTTGCTGCCTATCGCTTCCATGATACAGATGGAGAGCCTGGAACTGGTGCAAGCTTTGGCTCCTGAACATATCAACGAGGTAGAGACAGAAAAAATCCGAGAATATCTCGCTACCATCGTCGATGAACTGCGAAATATCCTCGGAGAACTATCATCAGGGGCTATTTCTTGA
- a CDS encoding NigD-like protein, which yields MKKFKKWALVAIGMMTLAVSLGSCSDDDNDYYLRTVPNALVTVKVTGDRCYFQLDDQTTLAPGNISKKPFGDKEVRALVNYTMTDRKDDKYGAVVNVNWIDSILTKKPVPCLATPEENDAKYGHDAVDIVRDWVTVVEDGYLTLRFRALWGNVKPHSINLIAHVNPQNPYEVELRHHTNGDPQLRWGDALVAFDLNDVLPDTQGKKVKLTVKWKSTVGDKTVDFDYCSRKSMTAENNN from the coding sequence ATGAAAAAGTTTAAGAAATGGGCTCTTGTAGCAATAGGAATGATGACGCTTGCCGTCTCTTTGGGTTCCTGCTCGGACGATGATAATGATTACTATTTGAGAACCGTTCCGAATGCTCTTGTTACGGTGAAGGTGACTGGAGATAGATGTTATTTTCAATTGGATGATCAGACAACATTGGCTCCTGGCAATATCAGTAAGAAACCTTTTGGGGATAAAGAGGTTCGTGCACTGGTCAACTATACGATGACCGACCGTAAAGATGATAAGTATGGAGCGGTGGTCAACGTCAACTGGATAGACAGTATTCTGACGAAGAAACCCGTGCCTTGTCTTGCTACTCCTGAGGAGAATGATGCCAAGTATGGGCATGATGCAGTAGATATTGTGCGTGATTGGGTGACGGTTGTAGAGGATGGTTATCTTACGCTGCGTTTCCGCGCCCTTTGGGGGAATGTAAAACCGCACTCTATCAATCTGATAGCTCATGTAAATCCTCAGAATCCATACGAGGTAGAGCTTCGTCATCATACGAATGGTGACCCTCAGTTGCGCTGGGGAGATGCTTTGGTGGCTTTCGATTTAAATGATGTTTTGCCGGATACTCAAGGTAAAAAGGTGAAACTTACTGTTAAGTGGAAATCTACTGTGGGCGATAAGACTGTAGATTTTGATTATTGTTCCCGCAAGTCGATGACGGCGGAAAACAATAACTGA
- the ispF gene encoding 2-C-methyl-D-erythritol 2,4-cyclodiphosphate synthase encodes MNIRVGFGYDVHKLVENRDLWLGGIKIDYELGLLGHSDADVLIHAICDALLGAANMRDIGYHFPDTAAETLNVDSKILLKKTIDLIATKGYVLGNIDATICAERPKLNPHVPAMKACLAQVMNTDEENISIKATTTEKLGFTGRMEGISAYATVLIEKV; translated from the coding sequence ATGAATATACGTGTAGGATTCGGATATGATGTGCACAAGTTGGTAGAAAATCGTGACTTGTGGTTGGGTGGCATTAAGATAGATTACGAACTCGGATTATTGGGCCACAGTGATGCAGATGTGTTGATTCATGCTATTTGTGATGCCTTGTTGGGAGCAGCCAATATGCGTGACATCGGCTATCATTTCCCTGATACGGCAGCAGAGACGCTGAATGTGGATTCCAAGATTCTGCTGAAGAAGACCATCGACCTGATAGCCACCAAGGGGTATGTGTTGGGCAATATCGATGCAACCATCTGTGCTGAGCGTCCTAAGCTCAATCCGCATGTGCCTGCGATGAAGGCCTGCCTTGCCCAGGTGATGAATACGGATGAGGAAAATATTTCCATCAAGGCAACGACCACAGAGAAATTGGGCTTTACCGGAAGAATGGAAGGCATTTCCGCCTATGCTACGGTTTTGATCGAGAAAGTTTAG
- a CDS encoding TRAFAC clade GTPase domain-containing protein has translation MPKIVCPYCFEEFNRSEVMFRCTNDDCEKLMDLKLSHFWGQDRKMLPFVENQLGWIAKKLDSMPDSADCPRCGHTTYTVICPHCHNVIPKEMVKNKGYIISIIGARSSGKTNYITVLIDQLRKYGSKLGNLGVLASTVADERKDCTQVRYQTDFYDILFKRGILPAQTKIADQKSKIPLIYTITQKGVKNPLYLVFYDTAGENFNDPKNISKNVKFLDESDAVIFLLDTFSIPYIHEKLNMKGEIELKYDVILNNIIDHFANGDKKKKEAHFKKPMAFAFSKIDTILQHSEELADTSIPGMSIDQNSPYLEGGGIQMSDIETVSDGLKSALCSWHEDGFVNNAENHYKNLKFFGFSALGKSPETDNHISDIQPYRVLDPLVWILDQFKYPLLKKK, from the coding sequence ATGCCAAAAATAGTTTGTCCATATTGCTTTGAAGAATTCAACAGAAGCGAAGTCATGTTCCGTTGCACCAACGATGACTGCGAGAAACTGATGGACCTCAAGCTTTCCCATTTCTGGGGACAAGACCGCAAGATGCTGCCATTCGTAGAAAATCAGCTCGGTTGGATTGCCAAGAAGTTGGATTCCATGCCCGACTCTGCCGACTGTCCTCGCTGCGGCCATACCACTTATACGGTAATCTGTCCGCATTGCCACAATGTGATTCCCAAGGAAATGGTAAAGAATAAAGGTTATATTATTTCCATCATCGGAGCACGAAGCAGCGGCAAGACCAACTATATCACCGTGCTCATCGACCAACTGCGTAAGTATGGCAGCAAGCTCGGCAACTTGGGAGTATTGGCCTCCACCGTAGCTGATGAGCGCAAAGACTGCACACAGGTAAGATACCAGACTGATTTCTACGACATCCTCTTCAAGAGAGGCATTCTCCCGGCACAAACCAAGATAGCCGACCAGAAGTCCAAGATTCCGCTCATCTACACCATCACCCAAAAAGGTGTCAAGAATCCCCTCTACCTCGTGTTCTACGATACGGCAGGCGAGAATTTCAACGACCCGAAGAACATCAGCAAGAATGTGAAGTTCCTCGACGAGAGTGATGCTGTCATCTTCCTCCTCGATACCTTCTCCATTCCTTATATTCACGAGAAGCTGAACATGAAGGGAGAAATCGAACTGAAATATGATGTCATTCTCAACAACATCATAGACCATTTCGCCAATGGAGACAAGAAGAAGAAAGAAGCTCATTTCAAGAAACCGATGGCTTTCGCATTCAGCAAGATAGACACCATTCTGCAACATAGTGAAGAATTGGCAGACACTTCCATTCCAGGCATGTCGATAGACCAGAACAGTCCTTATCTGGAAGGCGGAGGTATTCAGATGAGCGACATCGAAACCGTAAGCGACGGACTGAAGAGTGCGCTCTGTTCCTGGCACGAGGACGGATTCGTCAATAATGCCGAGAACCATTATAAGAACCTGAAATTCTTCGGTTTCTCTGCCTTGGGCAAATCCCCAGAGACAGACAATCACATCTCAGACATCCAGCCTTACCGGGTGCTGGATCCGCTGGTATGGATTTTAGACCAATTTAAATATCCGCTTCTAAAGAAGAAATAA
- a CDS encoding sigma-54-dependent transcriptional regulator produces MAKILIVEDDLAFGTMIQTWLRKKGFEVERATSVKAALHFFEDNSHWDLVLSDLRLPDHDGLTLLQWLKKNDYSIPFIVMTSYAEVQNAVLAMKSGATDYVAKPFHPDILLEKIQEALKAGKQAQNDGKSEERGVRRQDSSSAEDESASSVSQRTKSQTNRSSAGVSSETSNNQDVPKYLEGESEASRKLYDFVSLVAPTPMSVLILGASGTGKEYVAHRIHDLSQRAGKPFFALDCGAIPKDVAASEFFGYTKGAFTGADQDKKGAFEMANGGTLFLDEMGNLNYEVQVQLLRALQERKIRPLGSTKEIDIDIRLVCATNENLAQRVAEGNFREDLYHRVNEFTIYMPELKDRGTDLFLFADLFIKKANKELGRQILGLDGKAKERIASYNWPGNLRELNNVMKRATLLAKGDYISVNELEQCMSQIQPQAPITLHDEQTELQRIEAAIKTAGGNKSKAAQLLAIDRKTLYNKLKKYGL; encoded by the coding sequence ATGGCTAAAATATTGATAGTAGAAGACGATTTAGCTTTCGGAACCATGATACAGACATGGCTCAGAAAAAAGGGATTCGAGGTTGAAAGAGCGACTTCGGTGAAAGCGGCATTGCATTTTTTTGAAGACAACAGTCACTGGGACTTGGTCTTGTCCGACCTCAGACTCCCGGATCATGATGGGCTCACTCTTCTGCAATGGCTCAAAAAAAACGATTACTCCATTCCTTTCATCGTCATGACCAGCTATGCAGAAGTTCAGAATGCTGTTCTCGCCATGAAATCGGGCGCTACTGATTATGTTGCCAAACCTTTCCATCCAGACATCTTATTAGAGAAGATTCAGGAGGCATTGAAAGCAGGTAAACAAGCACAAAATGATGGTAAGAGCGAAGAACGAGGAGTCAGACGCCAAGATTCTTCATCTGCTGAAGATGAAAGCGCTTCTTCTGTTTCACAAAGAACAAAGAGCCAGACTAACCGTTCTTCGGCTGGGGTTTCCTCAGAGACCTCTAATAATCAGGATGTTCCGAAATATCTGGAGGGAGAAAGCGAGGCTTCCAGAAAACTGTACGATTTTGTTTCGCTTGTTGCCCCTACTCCTATGTCTGTCCTCATCCTCGGAGCCAGCGGAACTGGTAAGGAATATGTGGCTCACCGCATCCACGATCTGAGCCAACGGGCAGGAAAACCATTCTTTGCGCTCGACTGTGGAGCCATTCCGAAAGACGTAGCTGCATCAGAATTTTTCGGATACACAAAGGGAGCCTTTACCGGTGCTGATCAAGACAAGAAGGGCGCTTTTGAAATGGCTAATGGCGGCACACTCTTCCTGGATGAAATGGGAAACCTGAACTACGAGGTGCAGGTACAGTTGCTCCGTGCTCTTCAGGAACGGAAGATCCGTCCTTTGGGAAGCACCAAGGAAATAGACATCGACATCCGACTCGTATGTGCAACCAATGAAAATCTTGCCCAACGAGTGGCTGAAGGCAATTTCCGTGAAGACCTTTACCATCGCGTCAATGAGTTTACGATCTATATGCCTGAGTTGAAAGACCGCGGAACAGACCTCTTCCTCTTTGCAGACCTCTTTATAAAAAAGGCCAACAAAGAGTTGGGACGCCAGATATTGGGACTGGACGGGAAAGCCAAGGAAAGAATTGCATCCTACAACTGGCCTGGTAACCTGCGAGAACTCAACAACGTGATGAAACGTGCCACCCTGCTTGCCAAGGGTGACTATATCAGCGTGAATGAACTCGAACAATGCATGAGTCAGATTCAGCCACAAGCCCCTATCACCTTGCATGATGAACAGACAGAACTGCAACGCATAGAAGCAGCCATAAAAACAGCAGGCGGCAACAAAAGCAAAGCTGCGCAACTGCTTGCTATAGACAGGAAAACTCTCTATAACAAACTCAAGAAATACGGGTTGTAA